From the genome of Sporosarcina luteola:
CGAACTACGGCATGGACTGGATGTCCGGCATGGGCATGCAGAATTTCGACATGAATTATGGAGGTTCGGCAGCTCAGTTGCCATTCGGTTCTCCAGGATTTCCAGGCGGAGGGTTTCCTGGGCAAGGCAGACCTGGATTCCCAGGCGGAGGGTTTCCTCCGGGACAGGGCGGATTTCCTCCTGGTCAAGGTGGATTCCCGGGCGGAGGATTCCCGGGAGGAGGATTCCCAGGACAGGGCGGACCTGGATTTCCGGGTGGCGGATTTCCAGGGCAAGGCGGCCAAGGCGGCCAACAAGCGCCATCTTCCCCACCGCCGAACTACACACCGTCCTATCCAGGCGGTAATCAACCATCACTTTTCGCTGTCGACCCAGGCGCAATCAGAGGATGCTTGTTCAGGTATACGTTTGTTTGGACTTCCAGACGGAACGGTTTCTGGTACTTCCCTACATTCGTCGGCCGTACGTCTGTCGCGGGATACCGCTGGAGACCAAGCCGGCGCAGATGGGAGTATTTCGGAATCGATTTGAATCGGATTGACCAGTTTACTTGTTTTTAAAACAGGAAAGAAAAGACCGACTCTATTGAGCCGGTCTTAACAGAAATATTCATTTTCCAAACTAAACCTCCATCCAGTTCAATCTCGGATGGAGGTTTTTCATGGAACATAAGTTGATCATTCTCTTTTCACCTTCGATACTAAGTCCGAGGCTTCCGCCATACTAAGGCTCTCAAAGCCGTATTCATTCCTTAAATTTGATACTAGCTGGAGAATCTCAGTCAAAAACCGAATGTTTTCATCGATGTTTTTACCGAAATTATGAGGATGCCACCAAAGGTGAAATACTTCACCTTTCTGAGCGGCATACGTTATGCCTTTTTTAATTCTTCGTAAACGCAAAGGCTCCAATATTCTCAACTTGGCAATGTAAGGACGTAAAAATCGGCTAGAAGGCAAATTTACGACAGGTTTTGTCTCAACTTCCGAAATTCGATACGTATCATGTCCGCAAACATTCAAATAACTATCCAATAATCTAAGCGCTCGTTTCATGATCCCTTCGCTATGGTAACGACTTGCCCTATAAGGCCAACCTAGTTCATTACCTCTATAGCATTGAATTCCATACTTTTTACAAACTTGTAAATAACTTTGATTCGTCTGGTTTCTAGGAAACACTATCGATTTAAAGACATGGCCGTTAGAGTTAGCTATTCGTAACGCAGCTTGTAAATCTGCTTCAAAGCTTTTTTCGTTTTGTCCTTCTTCTAAACAATAATAATGCGAAAATGTGTGGGTCGCAATTTCCTGATTCGGATAATTTTCAATTTGCTTTATCAAAGATTTTGCATAATGAAACGGATCTATTAACTCATTTTCTCCAACAACATTTAGTTTTTTATATGGCGAAAAATTACTGTTTTCGTAGTTTGGCTGGAGCGATGGTAAACTATCCAACAGCTCTTTTTTATTTTCACAAAAGAGCATTCCAACGGTTGCCCAAGTAGCATGAATATCGAAGCGGTGAAATAATTCAAGCATTTGCGGTATTGCTTCTCGAACCCCAAGCAGGTTTTCTCGATACTGTTCTAATGAAATAACATCATGTACGCCCCAATTCAATTCAAAATCAAGCGAGATGATGATTGCGCCTTGTTTGCTCATGCTTTTTTTTCTGAATATAAATTCTCCTAACCTATTGTAATGGTATATGTTATTCAAAATCCTTGCTGATTTCTTGTACAAAACCAAGGAATCTCCTTTTGAACACATATTTGCTTATCGTAAATCCTACACCTTCCAATTTGGCTCTTTTATATTTTGAACGAGCTTCCACACTCACATACAACGTATTCACCGCGTTGTTTCTTTTTACAAATGAGCATATCTTCTCTATATTATCAATCGACCAATGCTGAATGAATGCAGATTTTTTATGAAGTTCTTCTGAATAGGATATGCTTTCGATACGCATGACTCTTTCATTCATCCAAAATATTGAATGAATCGACAAACAATCTACGGGGTAGTAGCCTGTGTAACCAGCAAATATCTTTTTACAAACTTCCTTCAAATAGCTATTGGCAATACTAGGACAAGTAACAGCATCTCCTATCGTCAATTCGATAAAATCTCCGGAATCAAATAAACCTGGAATGTCTTTTTTCTCTATCTTATATACAATGTACTTCTTTCTTTCGTATAAATACTTTTTGACACGAGTCAAATACGCGACTAATTCTTCCTTTATAGTTTTAGATTCTGTATTGAATACATTCCTACTAACATAAAGCAGCTTCCCAATTGTATTGCGGATAAACAGGACGAAGCTGTAATTTTTCTTCATTCGCTCAAGCAATGATTCTTTCAATGTGAAAAAGTGACGAACAGTCTTTCCAATCAACGAGTTAGATGAGAAAATCATTTTTCTTGTATAATCTTCACCTGTATTCAATTCGAATTTGGATGGTTCATACCCAATACTTAAATCAAATATTGTCACTGCATTTTTCATACATTGTAATGTCTTTTGCTTTTCAAGTATTATTCCAGGTCCGAATACGTGGAAATCATCATCATAACCCTTTACATACCCAACAAATCTTCCCCGGCAAAGGAAACCATACTGAAAAGCGATCATCTTGTCGTTGATGTAAAGTCCATCAATTTCCGTTTGCATCGATCCATCCTGAATACCGGCAAGACCTCGAAAAAACTCTTTACCTTTGTCACTCGTAAATCCACTTGTAGACCTTCTTTTCTTCCACCTTTTTTCAAACAGGTGAAAGACTGAATCCATTTCTTCTGGGTTGCTTCGTAAAAACTTCACTGCTCCATTTTTTCGTAATCGCTTTTCCCTTTTGTCAATCCGATGGAGTCTTTTTCTTTTATCGCTATATTGTTCAAGCTCTATTTCTTGTAGATGAATGTATGGGGTAATTACTCGATGGATTGAAAAAGCAGATTTCCTTTTCTGTACATAAGCTTCTAAACTATCAGATGTCTTGTCACTCTCAAGTAATCCATGTAAGTAAAACACAACATTCTTTTGTACTTTTATCAATTCGTCAAATACGAATTCGATAACATCGTCTAACAAATGTTCGTATACAACGAAATTCATGTAATTTGCAAGTCCGAAGGCTATAAAAGTATACGTATGACTAAACCATCTTGTTTTGTGGATAAAAGGGAAAAATCCAATCGGTTTTTCATCTAGGATTACGAGCATAATTTCTACATTGTATTCATCGCCAAAATGTTTCCACCATTCATAAACCCAAACAAATTCGACAAATGGGTTTGTATTTTGATTTTCCTCCAATATGAGCGACCAATCATTCCGGTACTGTTCAAGTTGTTCCAGTGATGTAATCCGTGTGAGCTCCATACTTTCCCCCTTTCAATAGTATGAATTGTCCTGCTAATTTTTCATTCAATGATTTCATACTTTTCATTTCCAAAAAATGTTCGTTTGTAGATTTGTTTGCAATTGGAAAAACCTGCAGTTACGAGTACTCTAGCATCATTTTCCGAATGATCTTTTACAGTTACAAACACTGTATTCGCTTTGTTGCTTTTCTTGACAAAGGAGCATGCAGCCTCCAAGTTCCCATCATGCCAATTCTTGAAATGAATGGCTTTTCTCCCGAGGCGTTCACTATAGGAAATAGGGCCAATTCGGAGTACCTTATCATTCATCCAAACTATATCTTCAAATGCTAGATCTCCAGCCGGATAATACCCCTTATATCCTCGATACATCTTTTCGCAAATTTCCTCTAAATGTTGCTCGGAAATAGCTGGACTGCTCATCGCGTCGTTGATCGTCAATTCGATAAAGTCATTAGCGTTTTCTCCTACAGGTACGTCTTTGTTCTCCATTCGATAAACAAAATAACGTTCTTTTTCATATAAGAATTTTTTTACGCGAATGAAAAACTCTTGTATTTCTCCTCTTGCACCTGCCGACTCTTTTTTGTTGAATAGGTTACGGAAAACAAATAGAATCTTACCGATTGTAATTCGGATAAACAGTACAAATTCATAGTTCTTCTTCAGTCGTTCGATCAATGATTCCTTCATTGATAATAAGGATCGTGTCATTTTTGCGGTCATTGCAGGAGATGAAAAGATCATTTTTCTCGTGTAATCCACATTTGTATTCAATGCAAATTTGTATGGTTCATAGCCGATACTTAAATCAAATACCGTCATCATATCTTTTTTGCATTGCAATATTTTTTCCCTTTCGAGTACTCTTCCCGGGCCAAACGGTTCAAAGTTATCATCAAAACCTAAGACATACGAAAGCACTCTTCCCCGACATTTGAATCCGTAATGGAAAGCAATCATTGTGTCATTAATGTAAAGTGCATCGAGTTCCGTTTGCATTGGGCCTTCTTGAATACCGACAAGACTTCGATAAAATTCTTTATCTTTGTCATTCGTAAATCCGCTTGTGTCACGCTTTTTCTTCCATCGTTTGTCATGTAGTTGAAAGACCGTTTCCATTTCTTCTTGTGCGCTCCGCGAAAACTTTACTTCTCCATTCTCTCGTAACCGCTTTTCTCTTTTATTAAGCCGGTGAAGCTTCTTTCTCTTTTCCATGTATTCTTCAAGCTTTATATCTTGTAAATTAATGAATGGGGTGATGACTCGGTGAAGTGAAAAAACTAAACTTCGTTGTTGTAAATAATCCTCAATAATACTTGGTGTTTGACTACTTTCAAGTAATCCATATAAGTAGAACACAATATTTCTTTTCTCTTTGATCAGTTCATCAAATATAAATTCGATAACTTCCTGTAACAAATGATTGTATACAACAAAATCCATATAATTTGCGTGACCGATGGCCATAAAAGAATACAGATGACCAAACCATCGTCTTTTGTGAATGAAGGGAACAAATCCTATAGGCCTATCATCCTTTTTGACGAGCATGATCTGCATATCATATTCATCCCCAAAATGCTTCCACCATTCATAAACCCAGACAAATTCAATAAACGGATTTGTGTTCTGATTTTCTTCTAATATGAGCGACCAATCATCCCGGTATTGTTCAAGTTGAGCCAGAGTTGTAATCCGTGTGAGCTCCATAATCTCCTCCTCTAAATAGCATGAGTCGTATCAAACTAATTTCTCATTCTATTTTTATACATTTTTTTACTAAAATCACCGTCGTCCACTGAACCCCTTAACTTTCTTTACTACCGGCAAAACCATTTGATACAGTGTATTCAACTCTTGTACTCTCAATATCTTGCTAATAATTATATAAATTGCAATACCAATGGTTATTTGACTAATAAGTTGCAGTAGATCATTACCATCCATGAATCTTCCAACCTCAAATACTACAAATCCCATCATAAAAGAGATTAAAAAACTTGGTAGTAGATCCTTTATCTGTTCTATAGACGAATACTCGATTTCTCTCGACGTATAGTACGAATTTATTAAAAAAGAAACAAACGAGCTAATAACTGAAGTCCATATTAAACCGATAATGCCGAACCCAAACACTAAAGAAAGTACAATCAAAATCGCCAATAAACTCTTTTTGATAATCTCCATTTGCAAAATTAAGTCCGATCTTCCCTTCACTTGAAGAACATTTTGATTGATTGAGTGAAGTGGATAGAACATACCCGCAAAGCATAATAATTGAAAATAGGCAACTGAAGGAATCCATTTATCGCCAAATAATACAATAAACAGCGGTTTCGCGATTGCTGCTAAACCAACCATTAAAGGAAAGTTAATAAATGCTGAAGTCTTGATAACAGACTTAAATCCATATGTCATACGTTCTTCTTCTTGTTGAATGCTACTAAGAACTGGATAGGTGACTCGCTGCACGGTCGAAACGATAGCGAATGAAGCAAGGTCTTTAATTTTAACTGAGTTTGTATAATAACCAAGTTGATTTGTGAGATGCATTTTTCCTATAATAACGAAATAACTATAATAAAAAAGAGTATCAATAAGTCCTGATAGTAATAATTTGTATCCAAAACTATAAAATTTTTTAAATGATTGGACCTTAAATGTCAAAGATGGTATCCACTTATTAAAGTACCAAAGTAGTACCGTCTGAATAGATTGCAAAGCGATCATATTCATAACGAGGCTCCAAACACCAAATCCTGACATTGCTAAAAATATTGTGAGACCTCCAGAAATAATTACAGCGATGAGACTTATCTTTGTTAATGTTTTAAAATCCACTTTCTTCACTAGCATTGCTTTTTGAATAATTGCTAATGCATTGATGACAAGTACTAAGGTAATTACTCGAATGATGTTTGTCAGTTGGGGTTCTTCGAAAAATACACTGAACATATTCGCCGTACTAAATAAAATTCCGTAAATGACTAGCGAAATAAATAAGTTGAAATAAAAAACAGTAGAATAGTCTTCTTGGGTCGTATTCTGATCTCGTATTAACGCTTGGGAAAATCCACTATCCACAATTGCGTTGGAAACGGATATAAATACTAAAACCATCCCAAGAATCCCAAAATGCTCTGGAAGCAGTAGCCTAGCAAGAATAATCTGTACGAGAAATTGTATGCCATGGTTCGCCAGTAAATCCGTGAAACTCCAAAAAACCCCTGTGATTGTTTTACTTTTTAACGACATCGGAGTCGGCATTTTTTCACCTATTTTTTATATTGATAACACCTTTTGTACGCTATTTCATGAAGATACACATGAAATATTTTGCCAATAGAGATGCGATTTCATCGCATCTCTATTGTAGTTTCTTTCTAATTACACTAATAACCCTTTCCTGCTCTTTCACAGTCATGTTCGAACCGGAAGGCAGACAAATTCCTCTCGCAAACAAGCGTTCACTAACGATTTCATCCTTTGCATGTGGATAAAACTTACATCCTGCAAACAACGGTTGCATATGAAGCGGCTTCCAAACCGGTCTCGCCTCAATATTCTCCACTTCAAGAGCATCAATCAGTTCATTTACCGTTACGCTCAGTAGTTCCGGATTCAATTCCATCGCAGTCAACCAACGATTTGAATAGGTCCCTGCCAGCTCCGGCATGAGTGAAACACCTTCAATTCCTCCAAGTGATTTTTCATAACGGGCAAACACGGCTCTTCTTGCCTTTACACGATCATCCAGCACCTCTAACTGCGCACGGCCAATCCCTGCTAGAATATTGCTCATACGATAGTTATAGCCAACAGTTTGATGCTGGTAATGCCTAGCTTTCTCTCTCGCTTGGGTTGCTAAAAAGCGGGCACGCTCCACTTTACCATCGTCATCGGATACGAGCATCCCGCCTCCTGAAGTTGTAATGATTTTGTTGCCATTGAATGAAAAGATGCCAAACTTACCAAACGAACCGCTTTTCTTTCCCTTATAATAGGAACCAAGTGATTCCGCAGCATCTTCAATTACGGGAACTCCATACGAATCACAAATTGCCATCAGTTCATCCATCTTTGCACTTTGTCCATACAAGTTAACGATCACAACGGCTTTTGGAAGCTTCCCTTTTAGTTGTGCCTCCTCCATTGCACGTGTTAATGCAACAGGTGACATATTCCACGTCTCATATTCGGAATCTACGAAAACGGGTTCACCGCCAAGATATAAAATTGGGTTTGCACTTGCAACAAATGTCAAACTTGAACAGAAGACGATATCTCCTTGTCTAACGTCCAACAACTCCAAAGCAATGTGGATTGCGGCAGTCCCGGATGTCATAGCAGCTGCTCCGGTAGTTCCACTATACTTGGCGACTTCTTTCTCAAATTCATCTACATTCTTTCCAAGTGGCGCGATCCAATTTGTTTTAAAAGCTTCATCTATATATTTCTGCTCGTTCCCACTCATATGTGGTGTTGAGAGAAAAATTCTTTTCGGCTCCAAATCATTACTCCTCTTTTCGCCCAATATCGTTTTAAGGATATAATTTATATCTCTCAAAAAATCATAATTCCGAACATACTCCACGTTCAGTTTCACTTTATCAGGAAAAAGGATATGATCATTATGCCATTCAGGATCACCTACGTTTGCCAATATCTGTTCTTCATTTTTATATTTAAGAGAAGCAGGTCCAGTAATTCCAGGTCTTATCGTTAAAATGATCCTATCTTCCCCTGTTAACGTATCCGCATAGCCAGGGACATCCGGTCGAGGGCCCACAAAGCTCATATCGCCTTTCAATACATTCAATAGCTGAGGCAACTCATCAATTTTTGTTTTCCTGAAAAACCGGCCACATATAGTGATTCTTGCATCACGGCTTGTTGTTACCGTAGACCCTTTATACTTTTCATCTTTCATTGTTTTTATTTTAATCACTTTGATAATCTTACCGTTTTTACCTACACGTTCTTGTATGAAAAAACCACTACTTCTCGTTTCGATTGAAGCAATTAGGAAAGCTATCAGTATAATCGACGCTGTCATGATGATCCCTATTATAGAAAACAGAAGATCAAAAGATCGTTTTACAATCCTCTCAAAAAAAGTAAGATTGTTTTTCATTCCTCACTTCCTTGGTCTTTTGTTCAGTGACCTTTCCTCTCTAAATTGGTTAAATACTTTCATCTGTCTTTCTAAAACTACTTTCTCATTGAACTCTTCCAGAAATAGTCTTCGTGAATTTTCCCCGAACAGCTTCAACTTGGTCTCATCTTTCAATATTTCGATAATCGTATCCGCTAATGAGTTACTATCTTTAGCCTTGCACAAGTATCCGTTAACATCAGGAAAGACTTCTTCTCTGCATCCCCGGACATCAGTCGCGACAATCGGTTTACCCATTGCCATCGCTTCAATGATTGAACGTGGCAACCCTTCACGGTAAGAAGGCAACACAAACAAATCCGCTGCACATAATAGTTCGGGTATATCCTCTCTCATCCCTAAAAGTTGAATCCTTTCTTTTGTTTCAAAAGGCATTGATTGAATAAGCTGTTCAACATTCATCCCATCCCGATCCCCAGTAACTGAATCGCCGACGATCAGTAATGTTGCGTCCTTTATTTCGTTCAGAACCAAATGAAATGCTTCAATGAGTTCAACGATGCCTTTTTCCCTTACTAATCTCCCAACAAATATAATTACTTTTTCATCGTTACTACCTAATGACTCTCGACTCTTCTCTCTGCTGTATAATTCCGGGTTAAATCGATTACCCGAGACACCATTGCTAATATGAATGAGGTTTTCCGGCTTTTGAAAGCATTTCGCTAAGGCCAATTCATAATCTTCTTTGCTTTGGAAGAAAAGTTTATCTGTAAAATACTTAGCCCAAATCTTTTCGAGCCAATAATTAATTTTATAGGGTATTGGTTTCATATTTTCGTGGAAGTAAAATCCGTGGGCAGTATAGACGCTTAACGGTACGTTAACCAATCGTGCTGACACTCTTGCAACGAGACTGGCAACTGGGGTATGTGAGTGGACGATGTCAAATCTTTCTTTTCTTATCAATTTCACTAATGCGACCATGCTTTTAAAGTGGCTAAAGACATTCATATTTCGTTGAAACGGTATGTGGTGAACCACATAGCCATCCTTTTCAACTTCATATCCAGTCTCATCTTTATAACAAGCGATATGGACATCGTATTTCTGTTCAATCATCTCATCTACAAGTGGCAGCAAAAACTTCTTTACAGTAAAGCTTACATTGGTAATTTGTAAAACTTTCATTATAATCTCCATAAATGAATCTGTTCTGGCTTTCTTGCCTTGTCAAGTACACTCTTAATATCCATAACAATTCCTTTACCATGTTTTAATAATCGATCGAACTGGGACCACCCTTCATTGACATACTCCATATGAGATACTGCCAAAACAACGGCATCCGCAGGTGGTAGTTTGTCGTAAGGTGTCAGTGAGAGTTGATATTCAGACAATGCCTCATTAGAATCTGCGTGCGGATCGGCTACTTGCACTTCCACACCAAATTCCTGCAGCTCCCGAATTACGTCTATTACTTTAGAGTTTCGAAGATCTGGGACATTCTCTTTAAATGTCAGTCCAAGAACAGTTACCTTTGCACCTTGCACGGGCAGATTGAGCTTTATCATTTTTTTTACCAATGCCCTCGCAATATAACGTCCAATCCCATCATTTATTCGACGACCGGCCAGGATGACTTCTGGATAGTGGCCGACAGTCTGTGCTTTATGGGTTAAATAATAAGGATCCACACCAATACAGTGACCACCAACTAAGCCTGGAGAAAATTTAAGGAAATTCCATTTCGTGCCTGCCGCTTCCAATACTTCTGCCGTGTCAATCCCGAGGCTATCGAATATCAAGGCTAATTCGTTCATAAGTGCAATATTAAGGTCTCTTTGCGTATTTTCAATTACTTTTGCTGCTTCCGCTGCACGAATTGAACTGGCTTTATATACACCCGCTTGGACAACATCGCTATATACTTGAGCAATAGTTTCCAAAGCTTCAGGCGTTTGACCCGATACGACTTTTGTGATTTTCGTAAATGTATGTTCTTTATCACCTGGATTAATACGTTCTGGAGAATAGCCGACGAAAAAATCGACGCCCGATTTCAGGCCTGAATGCTTCTCTAATTCAGGTATGCACTCTTCCTCTGTAACGCCTGGGTAAACGGTTGATTCGAATACAACGATTGCTCCCTTTTGAAGGTTTTTGCCCACTGTTTCGGAAGCACGTAGTAAAGGTGACAAATCAGGTTGTTTATGTGCAGTGATCGGTGTGGGAACGGACACGATCAAAAAGTCAGACTCCTTCAATCTGTCACTATCAGACGTGAAATCAATCTGTGCTTCCCTTAAATCATCCACCGCTACTTCATTTGTATAATCGACACCGGTCTGTAATGCGGAAATACGATGTTCATTTATATCAAAGCCGATTACCGGGTGTTTTTTTCCGAAAGCAACCGCCACAGGTAACCCTACATATCCT
Proteins encoded in this window:
- a CDS encoding polysaccharide deacetylase family protein, producing the protein MYKKSARILNNIYHYNRLGEFIFRKKSMSKQGAIIISLDFELNWGVHDVISLEQYRENLLGVREAIPQMLELFHRFDIHATWATVGMLFCENKKELLDSLPSLQPNYENSNFSPYKKLNVVGENELIDPFHYAKSLIKQIENYPNQEIATHTFSHYYCLEEGQNEKSFEADLQAALRIANSNGHVFKSIVFPRNQTNQSYLQVCKKYGIQCYRGNELGWPYRASRYHSEGIMKRALRLLDSYLNVCGHDTYRISEVETKPVVNLPSSRFLRPYIAKLRILEPLRLRRIKKGITYAAQKGEVFHLWWHPHNFGKNIDENIRFLTEILQLVSNLRNEYGFESLSMAEASDLVSKVKRE
- a CDS encoding GNAT family N-acetyltransferase; this translates as MEENQNTNPFVEFVWVYEWWKHFGDEYNVEIMLVILDEKPIGFFPFIHKTRWFSHTYTFIAFGLANYMNFVVYEHLLDDVIEFVFDELIKVQKNVVFYLHGLLESDKTSDSLEAYVQKRKSAFSIHRVITPYIHLQEIELEQYSDKRKRLHRIDKREKRLRKNGAVKFLRSNPEEMDSVFHLFEKRWKKRRSTSGFTSDKGKEFFRGLAGIQDGSMQTEIDGLYINDKMIAFQYGFLCRGRFVGYVKGYDDDFHVFGPGIILEKQKTLQCMKNAVTIFDLSIGYEPSKFELNTGEDYTRKMIFSSNSLIGKTVRHFFTLKESLLERMKKNYSFVLFIRNTIGKLLYVSRNVFNTESKTIKEELVAYLTRVKKYLYERKKYIVYKIEKKDIPGLFDSGDFIELTIGDAVTCPSIANSYLKEVCKKIFAGYTGYYPVDCLSIHSIFWMNERVMRIESISYSEELHKKSAFIQHWSIDNIEKICSFVKRNNAVNTLYVSVEARSKYKRAKLEGVGFTISKYVFKRRFLGFVQEISKDFE
- a CDS encoding GNAT family N-acetyltransferase, encoding MELTRITTLAQLEQYRDDWSLILEENQNTNPFIEFVWVYEWWKHFGDEYDMQIMLVKKDDRPIGFVPFIHKRRWFGHLYSFMAIGHANYMDFVVYNHLLQEVIEFIFDELIKEKRNIVFYLYGLLESSQTPSIIEDYLQQRSLVFSLHRVITPFINLQDIKLEEYMEKRKKLHRLNKREKRLRENGEVKFSRSAQEEMETVFQLHDKRWKKKRDTSGFTNDKDKEFYRSLVGIQEGPMQTELDALYINDTMIAFHYGFKCRGRVLSYVLGFDDNFEPFGPGRVLEREKILQCKKDMMTVFDLSIGYEPYKFALNTNVDYTRKMIFSSPAMTAKMTRSLLSMKESLIERLKKNYEFVLFIRITIGKILFVFRNLFNKKESAGARGEIQEFFIRVKKFLYEKERYFVYRMENKDVPVGENANDFIELTINDAMSSPAISEQHLEEICEKMYRGYKGYYPAGDLAFEDIVWMNDKVLRIGPISYSERLGRKAIHFKNWHDGNLEAACSFVKKSNKANTVFVTVKDHSENDARVLVTAGFSNCKQIYKRTFFGNEKYEIIE
- a CDS encoding lipopolysaccharide biosynthesis protein; this encodes MPTPMSLKSKTITGVFWSFTDLLANHGIQFLVQIILARLLLPEHFGILGMVLVFISVSNAIVDSGFSQALIRDQNTTQEDYSTVFYFNLFISLVIYGILFSTANMFSVFFEEPQLTNIIRVITLVLVINALAIIQKAMLVKKVDFKTLTKISLIAVIISGGLTIFLAMSGFGVWSLVMNMIALQSIQTVLLWYFNKWIPSLTFKVQSFKKFYSFGYKLLLSGLIDTLFYYSYFVIIGKMHLTNQLGYYTNSVKIKDLASFAIVSTVQRVTYPVLSSIQQEEERMTYGFKSVIKTSAFINFPLMVGLAAIAKPLFIVLFGDKWIPSVAYFQLLCFAGMFYPLHSINQNVLQVKGRSDLILQMEIIKKSLLAILIVLSLVFGFGIIGLIWTSVISSFVSFLINSYYTSREIEYSSIEQIKDLLPSFLISFMMGFVVFEVGRFMDGNDLLQLISQITIGIAIYIIISKILRVQELNTLYQMVLPVVKKVKGFSGRR
- a CDS encoding aminotransferase class I/II-fold pyridoxal phosphate-dependent enzyme encodes the protein MSGNEQKYIDEAFKTNWIAPLGKNVDEFEKEVAKYSGTTGAAAMTSGTAAIHIALELLDVRQGDIVFCSSLTFVASANPILYLGGEPVFVDSEYETWNMSPVALTRAMEEAQLKGKLPKAVVIVNLYGQSAKMDELMAICDSYGVPVIEDAAESLGSYYKGKKSGSFGKFGIFSFNGNKIITTSGGGMLVSDDDGKVERARFLATQAREKARHYQHQTVGYNYRMSNILAGIGRAQLEVLDDRVKARRAVFARYEKSLGGIEGVSLMPELAGTYSNRWLTAMELNPELLSVTVNELIDALEVENIEARPVWKPLHMQPLFAGCKFYPHAKDEIVSERLFARGICLPSGSNMTVKEQERVISVIRKKLQ
- a CDS encoding glycosyltransferase family 4 protein; the protein is MKVLQITNVSFTVKKFLLPLVDEMIEQKYDVHIACYKDETGYEVEKDGYVVHHIPFQRNMNVFSHFKSMVALVKLIRKERFDIVHSHTPVASLVARVSARLVNVPLSVYTAHGFYFHENMKPIPYKINYWLEKIWAKYFTDKLFFQSKEDYELALAKCFQKPENLIHISNGVSGNRFNPELYSREKSRESLGSNDEKVIIFVGRLVREKGIVELIEAFHLVLNEIKDATLLIVGDSVTGDRDGMNVEQLIQSMPFETKERIQLLGMREDIPELLCAADLFVLPSYREGLPRSIIEAMAMGKPIVATDVRGCREEVFPDVNGYLCKAKDSNSLADTIIEILKDETKLKLFGENSRRLFLEEFNEKVVLERQMKVFNQFREERSLNKRPRK
- a CDS encoding nucleotide sugar dehydrogenase, translating into MNRKIAVIGLGYVGLPVAVAFGKKHPVIGFDINEHRISALQTGVDYTNEVAVDDLREAQIDFTSDSDRLKESDFLIVSVPTPITAHKQPDLSPLLRASETVGKNLQKGAIVVFESTVYPGVTEEECIPELEKHSGLKSGVDFFVGYSPERINPGDKEHTFTKITKVVSGQTPEALETIAQVYSDVVQAGVYKASSIRAAEAAKVIENTQRDLNIALMNELALIFDSLGIDTAEVLEAAGTKWNFLKFSPGLVGGHCIGVDPYYLTHKAQTVGHYPEVILAGRRINDGIGRYIARALVKKMIKLNLPVQGAKVTVLGLTFKENVPDLRNSKVIDVIRELQEFGVEVQVADPHADSNEALSEYQLSLTPYDKLPPADAVVLAVSHMEYVNEGWSQFDRLLKHGKGIVMDIKSVLDKARKPEQIHLWRL